The genomic DNA TACGTCATTGTTTCAGGGCGCCCGAGTAGAGGTCGCGCAAGGCAAACGTCAGCTTCGGTTGGTCAATGTGGAGGATGGACACATCGTCGCGGTCTTCCGCGGCGCGCGTCAATTCGACCAGCGGGGCGCACGCCTTCCCTTGCGTTGAGCGCAGCACTCGCCGACCAGTTGGCGGAAAGATGGCGCGCGCGTTGATTCCGCCAGACCTGCGTACGATTTGACCTTACCAAGACTCGTGTCGTTTGTCGGAGACCGCTTCCAGTTGAAAATATTCTTCAAGGGAAAAATAGGGCGCGGGTTGGCAGACATAGTTCCTTCGGCGATGCGTGTCGAAAGCACGCTGTTCTACGGTAAAAGGCGATCTTGGCGAAGCGCGGTCCGAATGCCTTCATCTGCGATGCTGAAAGGCGATGCCCCCCAATTTTGCACTCGGAGATAGATGTGTCATGACATCGCTCGATGCTTCTACGCCACTCACGCGCGTGATGGCGCTGCATGCGCTCAACTACTGCGAACGACTGTTTTACCTTGAAGAAGTCGAAGAAATTCGCCTGGCCGATGACCGTGTGTACGCCGGCCGCCGGCTGCACCAGCAGGACATCACAGAAGGGATCGAAACCCTTACCTATGAAATCGAAAGCGAGGACTGGGGTATTCGCGGCAAGGTGGACGCCGTGCGTTACCGTGACGGCTCGCTGGTTGCTTACGAACACAAGAAGGGACGCTCAAATCGCCGCCAGGCGTGGGAAAGCGACCAACTACAAGTGATTGCCTACTGCGCGCTCCTTGCGGAAGCAACCGGGAAGGCCATTTCCGAAGGACGTATCCATTACCATGCTGACAACGTGACGGTGCGCGTACCGTTCGACGAGTCCGCGCGGATGGAACTCCGGGCAGCCGTTGCGCGGGCTAATGCGTTGCGTCAAACCACAGACCGTCCGCCCTTGACTGAAGACTCGCGTCGGTGCAAGCGCTGCTCCCTCGCGCCAGTATGCTTGCCTGAAGAAGAACGCTTTGCCAGCACAGAGCAACGAGAAACCCAAATGGATAGCGCGGCAAGCCCATCCCAAGCACCGCCGCGTCTTTTTCCCGAACGCGAGGAACGTCGCGTCTTGCACATCACTGAACCAGGCAGCCAAGTTGAGCGCGCAGTTGAGCAACTTGTGGTCAAGTTCCCAGACCGCCCGGCCATTTGCTTCCCCGGACGTGACATTGCCACCATCGTTCTGCACGGCCCAACGCAAATCACGACTCAGGCGTTGCACTACTGTGCGGCCAACGGCATTGCCGTCCAGTGGCTGACGGGTGGCGGTAACTTTGTTGCTGCCTTGAGCGTGGGCGCGCCGGGCGTCCAGCGGCGGCATCGGCAATACGCGGCCCTCTCCGATCCTGACTTCAGACTCAACCTTGCCCGTCGCCTCGCTCTGGCCAAGGTCGAGAACCAACTTCGCTATCTTTTGCGTCTGACCCGACCTTCTTCGGGTAGCGCTGACCTAAGCGGCGAAGCACGCGCGGAGCTGGTCGCATCCAACCTAGCGCGGATGCGGCAGGCGCTGGCCCAGCTTTCCAAAGCCGAAACCTTTGATGCCATCCGCGGTTATGAAGGACAAGCCGGGCAGGCCTACTTTGAGGTGTTAGCCCGACTCGTTCAGGTAGACGAGTTTCGTTTTTCTGGCAGAAGTCGGCGTCCGCCGCGTGACCGCTTCAACGCCCTGTTGAGTTTCTTTTATGCGCTCGCGCACAAGGATTGTTTGGCCGCCCTACTGTCCGTCGGGCTTGAACCTGCGTTTGGGTTCCTGCACACGCCACGCAGCCCAGCCCATCCGCTGGCGCTTGACCTTTTGGAGCTGTTCCGGGTTCTTTTAGCGGACATGCCCGTTCTGGGGTCTGTCAATCGCAGGCAGTGGGATACACAAGCCGACTTCATCGTAACGCCTCACAAAGTCTGGCTCTCACTCGAAGGCAAGCGCAAGGCATTGAGCATCTACGAGGAACGCAAACAAGAAACCTGGAAGCATCCGGTCTTGCGTTACTCACTTTCGTACCAGCGCACGATTGAACTCGAAGCCCGCCTGCTTGAAAAGGAATGGACTGGCAAACCAGGTCTGTTTGCGCGGATGCGACTTCGCTGAGGCCTGGGCAAGCAGTCTTCTGAAGGCCACGCGGTCAAGGTGCCGGTCGGTGGCAGGAGGAACCATCGACGATGGAAAAACACTGGTATCTGGTCAGTTACGATGTGCGTAATCCAAAACGCTGGCGACGAGTCTATGAGCGCGTACGTGGCAGTGCGGAACGGGTGCAGTATTCTGTCTTTCGGATGTATGCCACCCGAACCGAACTCGAAGCGTTTCGCTGCGACTTGGTTCGGCTCATGGATGATGAGGATGACTTGC from Chloracidobacterium validum includes the following:
- the cas2 gene encoding CRISPR-associated endonuclease Cas2; translation: MEKHWYLVSYDVRNPKRWRRVYERVRGSAERVQYSVFRMYATRTELEAFRCDLVRLMDDEDDLLIVHLCTGCARRVVDTSRQQNWNEERRQVEIL
- a CDS encoding type I-MYXAN CRISPR-associated endonuclease Cas4/Cas1; translation: MTSLDASTPLTRVMALHALNYCERLFYLEEVEEIRLADDRVYAGRRLHQQDITEGIETLTYEIESEDWGIRGKVDAVRYRDGSLVAYEHKKGRSNRRQAWESDQLQVIAYCALLAEATGKAISEGRIHYHADNVTVRVPFDESARMELRAAVARANALRQTTDRPPLTEDSRRCKRCSLAPVCLPEEERFASTEQRETQMDSAASPSQAPPRLFPEREERRVLHITEPGSQVERAVEQLVVKFPDRPAICFPGRDIATIVLHGPTQITTQALHYCAANGIAVQWLTGGGNFVAALSVGAPGVQRRHRQYAALSDPDFRLNLARRLALAKVENQLRYLLRLTRPSSGSADLSGEARAELVASNLARMRQALAQLSKAETFDAIRGYEGQAGQAYFEVLARLVQVDEFRFSGRSRRPPRDRFNALLSFFYALAHKDCLAALLSVGLEPAFGFLHTPRSPAHPLALDLLELFRVLLADMPVLGSVNRRQWDTQADFIVTPHKVWLSLEGKRKALSIYEERKQETWKHPVLRYSLSYQRTIELEARLLEKEWTGKPGLFARMRLR